Below is a window of Persephonella sp. DNA.
TTAACAGCCTTATCAAGATCAACATTTGTAGCCGCTATAATCCTTACATCAGCATATATAATTTCGTTTCCTCCAATCCTTGAAAATGAAAGATCTTCAAGAAATCTGAGTATCTTTGCCTGCATATTAGGAGGCATATCACCGATCTCATCAAGAAACAGGGTTCCCCCATTTGCATACTCAATTTTTCCTATTTTTCTTTTGTGAGCATCTGTAAAAGCACCTTTTTCATAACCGAAAAGTTCTGCTTCAAGGAGATTTTCCGGAATTGCAGCACAGTTAACAGCGACAAAAGGTTTATCTGCTCGCTGGCTTCTTTCGTGTATAGCTCTTGCAGTAAGTTCTTTGCCTGTTCCTGTTTCCCCGACTATTAGAACGGGGTAATCATTTGTTGCATACTTTCTTATAAGGCTAAAAACAGTTCTCATCTCTTTGCTGACGCCTATAAATTCTGTGTCTTTATTTATTACCTCATCTATCTCTTCCGGGTGTTCTATAAGCAGATCATAAAAAACTTTCCCCACTTTAAAATCCTGAACAAACCTGACCACTTCAGGTTTGGTATAGTCAAAGAACATTCCACATCTTTTGCAGTACTTCTCATCTTTTTCTATAGATTTTGAGCAAAAAGGACACTTTCCGCTTTCATAAATTTTTTGTGTCAAATATTTACCGACTGTTGAGGCTATAACCTTAGGGTCTTCGCAAAATAGTATCACATGCTCATTTTTTTCATTTCTTACAACCCTTCCTCTGAGGGATATATCCTGATCAAGTTCAAGCATCACAAGGACATCTACATCAATGCAGTGATCAAAACTGTCTTTTATCTTTATCCCAAGCAGAGACAGGTTTATAGCTTGGGCAGGAATTATGTTTTTTTTACACTCAATAAAAATTTTTTTATCGTAGGAAATTCTTGCAGATAAACGCATATCCCCCCTCAGATTAATATGGAAATAATAACCTGTTATTAAAATTATATCAAAATAAAAGGATGTAAATATCCTGAAGAAGTCCTATAAAAAAGCCTAAAACAGCCCCTGTGTAAGTTATATGTTTAAGCTGTTTTTCAGAAAACCCAATAACTATCTTTTCAAGGGTCTTTATATCCATCTCCATAAAGGTATCAACCACCAGTTTTTTTATATTTAGCTGCGACAGAATTTGAGGTAGTTCTTCTTCTATGTTTTTTTCTATATTATCTGAAGCCTTTTCAAGCATCTGTTTTTTCAGTTTGTCTTTTATTTTTTCTCCTGCTTTCTCAACAAACTTTTCAAAGGCAACAGCTATAACAGCAGTTTTTATATTGATCTTTCCAAGTGAAACCCCTTCTTTAAGTGCCTCCTGTATATCTGTAAAAACCTGATCAACCATCTGGTCAAGAATTATTTCAATTCTTGATTTTAATCTTTCTTTGTAACTGCTTTCTTCAAATAGTCTGTGAAGTTTTTCTTTCGTTAAAAGATGTTTTTCTATTGTATTTGCTATCGCTACGGCTATTTCTTCTCTTCTTTTTGGTATAAGACCGGGGGTAAATGGAAGCTTGAAGCCTAAAACTCTCTTTTCTTCAAATGGTCTGAAAAGCATTTTTACAGCAAGATAGTTGGTTATATATCCTATGAAAGCCCCTATTAATGGAGGAATTAGATATTGAATGAAATTTTCCATCTTTACCTTCATTTGATATTAATCAAAAACCAATATATATTATAAACTTTGACAAATTATGCAAATCAGGAGGTATTATGATAACAAAAGTTGGTAGTCAAGCTCCTTACTTTGAGTTTTTAGACGGTATAAAAGGAAAAAATTTTTATGACCTAAAACAAAAATACCACATCGTTATATATAAAGCTAAAGATGACCGCCTTGAGGAGTATGAGGAGGAGTTTGAGAAGGCAAATGTTAAACTTATTGATTATGTTCAGATAACAACAAAAAATTTCCTTGAGCAGTTTGGACTTGATGAAAATGAGGATTTTATTATTCTAATTGACCAGTATGGAACTGTTCAGTATGTCAGTGATAAGGTGCCTTCATTTAATGAGATTATGAACCTTATATCTTTTGCAGAAGATGAAGGCTGTTGTGCCCTGTAAAGATTAAAGATGAAAGATGTTATAAATCAGTTAAATAAAGCACCTGAAAAACCGGGAGTTTACATATTCAAGACAGGTGATGGTAAGTATATTTACATAGGAAAAGCAAAAAACCTAAAGAACAGACTAAAAGGACACTTGCAGCATCTAAAGGTAGATCCAAAGGAAAAAAGAATATTTGAAGAAAGCTCTAAAATTGAATGGATAGTAACAAAATCAGATTACGAGGCGTTTGTTCTTGAAAATGAGCTTATAAAGCAGTACAAACCAAAATACAACGTCCGTCTAAAATCTGGTTCAGGCTATCCTATGCTTGTAATTACAGATGATGAATATCCTACAGTTTTGATAAGCAGAAAATACGGGGAAATAAAGGGAGAGTATTTTGGTCCTTTCCTTCCTGCAAGAACAGCAAGGGCTATGAAAAATCTTATCCACAAGCTGTTTAGACTGAGAACCTGTGATCCACTTCAAAAGAGGAATATTGTCTGTTTTGATTATCATCTGGGACTGTGTTCAGCCCCCTGTGTTGGGAAGATATCAAAAAAGGAATACTCCCTTGATGTAAAGTCTGCCAGGTCCTTCCTATCAGGTAATGTAAAGAAGGTGATATATGAGCTTTATGACAGAATTCAGGATTACACTGAAAAAATGATGTTTGAGAAAGCTGCTGTTTTGAGGGATCAGATAACAGCAATGGAAAATCTTATACAGAAGCAGGAAGTGTTAGGTCTTCCTTACGAGGAAGCAGATATTTTTTATTTTTCCGGAAGAAAAGTTCTGCTGATTTTTGTTAGAGGATACAGGATAGTAGGAAAAAACAACCTTGATTTTAAGGAATACGGACTTCCAGACAGCTTTGCTGAACAGGTAATCTCCGGATACTACAGTAAAGGAAACTATATTCCCAGTATGATCATCTCCAATAAAAAATTTGAAGACCACAAAAATCTTTCAAGATGGCTTTCTTCAAAAAAAGGAAACGATGTAAAGCTCAGTTTTGATATTGTGGAAGAGATAATGAATTTTATAAGCAGGAATTATACTCAGGAAGATCTGTCTGATCTAAAAGAAAAATTCAAAAAAACATTTGGATTTGATCTGCCTGAAAGAATTGAGGGATTTGATATTTCAACACTTCAGGGAGATTTCACTGTAGGTTCCTGTGTTGTATGGGAAGACGGAAGTATGAACAAAAAGGAGTACAGAAGATACAGGGTTAAAACAGTTAAAGGTGTTGATGATTACGGATCTTTAAGGGAGGTTCTCTACAGAAGGTTCAAAAAATATAAAAATCTGGAAAAACTTCCCCTTGTGCTTATAGATGGGGGAAAAGGTCAGCTGAAACAGGGGTTAATAGTAAAAGATGCATTGGGACTTGAAAATTTAAGGATATTTGCTCTGGCAAAAAAAGAAGAAATTCTTTATACAGACGACGGCAGACAGTTTAGCCTATACAAAACTCAGGAACTTTTAAAACTTTTTACAAAAATTAGAGATGAAGCACACAGGTTTGCCGTATCATACAACAGAAAACTAAGGGAAAAAGAGGGATTAAAGGAGATTTTAGATCAGATTAAAGGTATTGGAAAAAAAAGAAAGGAGATACTCTACAGAACCTACAAAACTGTTGAAAGGATTTCACAGGCTTCTGAAGAAGAATTAGTAAAATTAGGCATACCCAGAAGGGTCGCCCAGAACATAAAAGAGTATCTTGGTTAATCTCTAATAAAGTGTGAAAGAAAATGTGCCGTAACAGTATCCATTGTCTGTATGTGGTTCATAAGCCATGGAAGAAATTCATTCTCAATGTATGCTTTTATCAGTTCAGGATTTCTTTCTTTCTCCCATCTTTTTTCAAGGTTCGTAAGTTGTCCCAGAACCATATCATGTTCTCCCCTGTGCATTGGGTAGGCAAAGAAGTTATACTGCTCCATCATCTCCTGTTCTGAGGAAAAATGTTTTTTCACATCTTCCACAAATGCTTTAAAAAGGCGATCAATCTCACCGGTATCTTTTCCCTGATCTATCGCTTCAAATAACTGGTTGAGCAGTTTTATCTCTTCTTCATGAACTTTGTTCATTCTTTCAAGGGCAACCCTTGGTATCTGAGAAATGTCAAGAAGCATTTTAAGAACCCCCAAATTAAGATTAATTAGTCTTAAATATAAAAATATAAAAAAATATTTCAAACTATGATATATATCAATCTCCAAATCTGAAAATTTTGTCCAGTATTGATTTTTTTTCCTTTTTTTCTTTAGAGTAATGGTATTCCTGACGGGCTTCCTCTATTATTTTTTCAATGAGTTGATCTATTTCTTTGCTGCTCATCTTTTTAACCTTTCTGTGAAGGTTTTTAACAGCATTTTTATTCTTTATATTCTTAATATCTGATTTTATTTCTTTTTCCGGCTTTTTCTCTTCAGGTTCCACTTTTATTTTTTGAATGTTTTCCTCTTTTTTCGGCTCAGGTTTTTGATCTGAAGGAATTGTAATAATCTCCTTTTTTTCTTCATTTTTTGATGAAAAAAGAAATGTGCCTGCCAGATAAACATCAAGTATAACTATTAACAGAAGACCTATTATAACCAGTATTCTTTTCAATACCAATTCCTTTTTTTCATTTAAATTTACGGCAAACCTTTAACAAATGGAAGCGAAAGGGATTTATTCAGTTTATAATTTTAATAAAAAATCAGGAGAACGGTAATGTTAGGTATATTAGGAGGAAGCGGACTTTACGATATTGATGGTTTAGATATTATTGAAGAGAGAATAGTTAACACCCCTTACGGCGAACCTTCAGACAGATTTGTAGTAGCAGACTATAAAGGAAAAAAGGCTGTATTTCTTCCAAGACACGGCAAAGGTCATAAATATCCTCCCCATCTAATCAACTACAGAGCAAATCTATGGGGTTTCAGGAAATTAGGTGTAAAAAAAATCCTTTCTATAAGTGCTGTTGGAGGAATTAACCCTCTACTTAGACCAGGTGATTTTGTTATAACAGATCAGTTCATTGATTTTACAAAGGTTAGACCTGTTACTTTTTATGAGGGAGTTTATACTATAGTTGATGAAGATGATACTAATGACGATCTTGTTAAGGAATACATGAGTAATGACAGGGTTGTTCATATAGATGTTACTGAGCCGTTTTGTCCGGTGATGAGAGAATTGTTAAAAAAAGTATTATCACAAACAGGCGACAGATTTCATACAAAAGGAACATATGCAGCTACAGAGGGTCCAAGACTTGAAACATCAGCAGAGATAGAAGCTCTTTCAAGACTGGGAGCAGACATTGTTGGTATGACCCTTGTTCCTGAGATCGTTCTTGCAAGAGAACTTTCTATGCATTTTGCCTCTTTGAATGTCGTTACAAATCTTGCTGCAGGTATATCCGGTGAAAGACTAACTTCTGATGAAGTAATACAGATGATGAAAGAAAAGAACATGACTATAAAGAGGATCATTTTAAGGTTTATTGAGGATCTACCTGAAAAATTCGACTGCAACTGCGAAGATGTTCTTAAAGGAGCTGCTATATAGGTCTGTAGCATACATTAACCTTTTTTATCTTTTTGTTTTGGTCTAACCATAGTGTTTCCATAGCAAGAAGATCAGAAACAGATATATAAAAAATAGTTATACAGTTTTCACCTATGGTGTAGTCTATAAGCTCAAAATTCAGATCAGGAAACTTTTTTAATGCCTCC
It encodes the following:
- a CDS encoding sigma 54-interacting transcriptional regulator, giving the protein MRLSARISYDKKIFIECKKNIIPAQAINLSLLGIKIKDSFDHCIDVDVLVMLELDQDISLRGRVVRNEKNEHVILFCEDPKVIASTVGKYLTQKIYESGKCPFCSKSIEKDEKYCKRCGMFFDYTKPEVVRFVQDFKVGKVFYDLLIEHPEEIDEVINKDTEFIGVSKEMRTVFSLIRKYATNDYPVLIVGETGTGKELTARAIHERSQRADKPFVAVNCAAIPENLLEAELFGYEKGAFTDAHKRKIGKIEYANGGTLFLDEIGDMPPNMQAKILRFLEDLSFSRIGGNEIIYADVRIIAATNVDLDKAVKEGKFREDLYYRLNVLTIKLPPLRERNEDVLILAKYFLNKYSKEVGKEIKGFSKDAEEALLSYQWPGNVRELINVIRKAVVLTENKVIKEKDLDLKRNGLGEIYWVKTDSLNLKENIERLEKDLLKKAFIVTNGNITKMAKLLGISRPKVYSLIEKHKIGEVN
- a CDS encoding DUF445 family protein, yielding MENFIQYLIPPLIGAFIGYITNYLAVKMLFRPFEEKRVLGFKLPFTPGLIPKRREEIAVAIANTIEKHLLTKEKLHRLFEESSYKERLKSRIEIILDQMVDQVFTDIQEALKEGVSLGKINIKTAVIAVAFEKFVEKAGEKIKDKLKKQMLEKASDNIEKNIEEELPQILSQLNIKKLVVDTFMEMDIKTLEKIVIGFSEKQLKHITYTGAVLGFFIGLLQDIYILLF
- the uvrC gene encoding excinuclease ABC subunit UvrC; the encoded protein is MKDVINQLNKAPEKPGVYIFKTGDGKYIYIGKAKNLKNRLKGHLQHLKVDPKEKRIFEESSKIEWIVTKSDYEAFVLENELIKQYKPKYNVRLKSGSGYPMLVITDDEYPTVLISRKYGEIKGEYFGPFLPARTARAMKNLIHKLFRLRTCDPLQKRNIVCFDYHLGLCSAPCVGKISKKEYSLDVKSARSFLSGNVKKVIYELYDRIQDYTEKMMFEKAAVLRDQITAMENLIQKQEVLGLPYEEADIFYFSGRKVLLIFVRGYRIVGKNNLDFKEYGLPDSFAEQVISGYYSKGNYIPSMIISNKKFEDHKNLSRWLSSKKGNDVKLSFDIVEEIMNFISRNYTQEDLSDLKEKFKKTFGFDLPERIEGFDISTLQGDFTVGSCVVWEDGSMNKKEYRRYRVKTVKGVDDYGSLREVLYRRFKKYKNLEKLPLVLIDGGKGQLKQGLIVKDALGLENLRIFALAKKEEILYTDDGRQFSLYKTQELLKLFTKIRDEAHRFAVSYNRKLREKEGLKEILDQIKGIGKKRKEILYRTYKTVERISQASEEELVKLGIPRRVAQNIKEYLG
- a CDS encoding hemerythrin family protein translates to MLLDISQIPRVALERMNKVHEEEIKLLNQLFEAIDQGKDTGEIDRLFKAFVEDVKKHFSSEQEMMEQYNFFAYPMHRGEHDMVLGQLTNLEKRWEKERNPELIKAYIENEFLPWLMNHIQTMDTVTAHFLSHFIRD
- the mtnP gene encoding S-methyl-5'-thioadenosine phosphorylase — protein: MLGILGGSGLYDIDGLDIIEERIVNTPYGEPSDRFVVADYKGKKAVFLPRHGKGHKYPPHLINYRANLWGFRKLGVKKILSISAVGGINPLLRPGDFVITDQFIDFTKVRPVTFYEGVYTIVDEDDTNDDLVKEYMSNDRVVHIDVTEPFCPVMRELLKKVLSQTGDRFHTKGTYAATEGPRLETSAEIEALSRLGADIVGMTLVPEIVLARELSMHFASLNVVTNLAAGISGERLTSDEVIQMMKEKNMTIKRIILRFIEDLPEKFDCNCEDVLKGAAI